One segment of Triticum aestivum cultivar Chinese Spring chromosome 2A, IWGSC CS RefSeq v2.1, whole genome shotgun sequence DNA contains the following:
- the LOC123191202 gene encoding nodulin homeobox isoform X5 has protein sequence MYMIDMISAVQDLSGLTTRELSEMLKESDSFALQSKAQAGGPEQVDMEKLVSSLPLHLLAVSLDIGRGSDLTYVLRAVRFLHCLSELATRHTKLEQVLLDDVKLSEQVMDLIFFLLSVLSHWKKEDHLGASPFIHSSLVAGSLHLMTSYFSSQWHELVHILLAHPKVDIFMDVAFDSLHEDMRLLSVRLSTLGTKAFPVGPFDSQLTYFICQQCEASLQFLLSLCQQKLFRDRILKNKELCRNGGILSLSFTILKLGVPEWLKGSTDIASSISRQKAKILSILLQLCESESISYLDEVATLPKSMQLGLEVLDLLKIAFGRKQKPAAGSHDKSYPMGSVLISALRLVDVFSDDSNFRSSFITNTIPFLTQILATPHDEFVSSWCSVDLPVMEDDANLDYDPVGAADLALLAASNMLTEAKVNYSCNFRSISMPSIQYAQTRTSCVVKIIANLHVFVPNICEEQERDLFLQKFQKYLLSESPKPSLDHPAADEITIVCTNLGSLSHYAKSLIPGNLLNEEDVQLLSDFSYKLQRWCKSQVGQRISQVAKSDVTSEMKVDLQPLQQPQPARASVPDPNMDGPPKDVQNIEESMATPPMRQDGNARDETPRNRATTNGGVLQNSVGQNLIHLGVARTTSAGYPGTSTATSMEVPRCRSVDHFKTPEPTKESCLRDEDERQPGRRGKKRTIMNDGQVNEIENALVDEPEMHKNAASLQTWAEKLSGQGAEITSSQLKNWLNNRKAKLARIAKERGVPYEGEGADKSSTPANSQLGDSSESAGEESYLPPSMVLNALGLSNSKGSSRLVTPDSSEPSTQDMMTSRPFTRSLSFEPGRPVLLIDNEGNEIGRGEIFQVDGRAQGKSLAESHICIIDVTELKVEKWRELPHPSEASGRTFQEAESRHGGVMRVAWDVVRLTPVAT, from the exons ATGTAT ATGATAGACATGATTTCTGCTGTCCAAGACCTTAGTGGGCTGACCACTAGGGAACTTAGTGAGATGCTCAAGGAGTCCGACAGCTTCGCCTTGCAGTCCAAGGCGCAAGCCGGAGGTCCAGAGCAG GTGGACATGGAGAAGCTTGTGTCATCGCTTCCTCTCCATCTTCTTGCTGTAAGTTTGGATATCGGAAGAGGTTCAGATTTGACATATGTGCTCCGTGCCGTGCGCTTTTTGCATTGTTTGTCTGAGCTAGCAACTCGCCACACCAAGCTCGAGCAG GTTCTTCTGGATGATGTGAAGTTATCTGAACAAGTTATGGACCTGATATTCTTTCTGCTATCCGTTCTGTCCCACTGGAAGAAG GAAGATCATCTCGGCGCTTCTCCCTTCATACATTCATCACTTGTAGCAGGAAGTCTTCATCTGATGACAAGTTACTTCTCATCTCAGTGGCATGAGCTTGTTCATATTCTTCTTGCACATCCAAAG GTTGATATCTTTATGGATGTAGCCTTTGATAGTCTGCACGAAGATATGAGGTTATTGAGTGTCAGGCTATCGACATTGGGCACCAAAGCCTTTCCTGTTGGCCCTTTTGACTCACAACTCACTTACTTCATATGCCAACAGTGCGAAGCATCATTGCAATTTCTTTTGTCACTGTGCCAGCAGAAGTTATTCCGAGATCGTATTTTAAAAAACAAG GAGCTCTGTAGAAATGGAGGCATACTGTCACTCTCGTTTACGATATTGAAGTTAGGTGTTCCAGAATGGCTGAAAGGATCAACTGATATTGCTTCTTCCATTTCCAGACAGAAGGCTAAAATCCTTTCTATC TTGTTACAACTGTGTGAATCTGAAAGTATTTCTTACCTCGATGAAGTCGCCACTTTGCCAAAGAGCATGCAACTAGGGCTGGAG GTTCTTGATTTGCTGAAGATCGCATTTGGAAGAAAACAAAAACCTGCTGCCGGTTCCCATGATAAGAGTTACCCCATGGGTTCTGTGCTTATCAGTGCATTGCGTCTCGTTGACGTCTTTTCTGATGATTCAAACTTTAGATCTTCCTTCATAACTAATACT ATTCCCTTTCTGACGCAAATTTTGGCGACTCCTCATGATGAGTTTGTCTCAAGTTGGTGCTCTGTCGATCTGCCAGTGATGGAAGATGATGCTAATCTGGATTATGATCCAGTTGGTGCAGCTGACCTGGCACTGTTAGCTGCTTCAAATATGCTGACTGAAGCGAAAGTTAACTATTCATGCAATTTTCGCTCTATCAGCATGCCTTCAATACAATATGCACAGACAAGAACATCCTGTGTGGTGAAAATAATAGCAAATTTGCACGTCTTTGTTCCAAACATATGCGAAG AGCAAGAAAGAGACCTCTTTCTTCAGAAATTTCAGAAATACTTGTTATCAGAGAGTCCCAAGCCATCATTGGACCATCCAGCAGCCGATGAGATCACCATAGTTTGTACAAACTTGG GATCTTTGTCCCATTATGCTAAATCATTAATCCCTGGTAACTTGTTAAATGAGGAAGATGTGCAACTATTAAG TGATTTTTCTTATAAGTTGCAACGTTGGTGTAAATCGCAAGTTGGACAGAGAATATCGCAG GTGGCAAAAAGTGACGTCACATCAGAAATGAAGGTAGACTTGCAACCGTTGCAGCAGCCCCAGCCAGCAAGGGCTAGTGTTCCAGATCCCAATATGGATGGCCCTCCTAAG GATGTGCAAAACATTGAAGAGTCTATGGCGACGCCCCCCATGAGACAAGATGGAAATGCTAGGGATGAGACTCCAAGAAACCGTGCCACTACAAATGGTGGGGTCCTGCAAAATTCAGTCGGTCAGAACCTAATCCATCTTGGCGTTGCGAGAACGACTAGCGCAGGCTATCCGGGTACCAGTACTGCTACCAGCATGGAGGTCCCACGCTGCAGAAGTGTAGACCATTTCAAAACACCAGAACCTACCAAGGAAAGTTGTCTCCGGGACGAGGATGAGAGGCAGCCTGGTAGGAGAGGAAAGAAGCGAACTATCATGAACGACGGGCAGGTAAATGAAATTGAGAATGCTCTGGTTGATGAGCCCGAGATGCATAAGAATGCCGCTTCCCTTCAGACATGGGCAGAGAAGCTGAGTGGGCAG GGTGCAGAGATCACATCATCGCAACTAAAGAATTG GCtgaacaacagaaaagctaagctTGCTCGTATCGCGAAAGAAAGAGGAGTGCCATACGAGGGCGAGGGTGCTGACAAGTCATCTACACCAGCTAATTCTCAGTTGGGTGACTCCTCAGAGAGTGCCGGCGAGGAGAGCTACTTGCCGCCTTCAATGGTGCTGAATGCTCTAGGCTTATCCAACTCCAAGGGCAGCAGCAGGCTCGTTACCCCAGACTCCAGCGAGCCAAGTACACAAGACATGATGACGAGCCGCCCGTTCACAAGATCATTGTCATTCGAGCCTGGCCGCCCCGTTCTGCTGATTGACAACGAAGGGAATGAAATCGGCAGGGGCGAGATCTTCCAGGTTGATGGCAGGGCCCAAGGGAAGAGCCTGGCAGAGAGCCACATCTGCATCATCGACGTCACCGAGCTCAAGGTTGAGAAATGGAGGGAACTCCCCCACCCTTCCG
- the LOC123191202 gene encoding nodulin homeobox isoform X7 — protein sequence MTSYFSSQWHELVHILLAHPKVDIFMDVAFDSLHEDMRLLSVRLSTLGTKAFPVGPFDSQLTYFICQQCEASLQFLLSLCQQKLFRDRILKNKELCRNGGILSLSFTILKLGVPEWLKGSTDIASSISRQKAKILSILLQLCESESISYLDEVATLPKSMQLGLEVLDLLKIAFGRKQKPAAGSHDKSYPMGSVLISALRLVDVFSDDSNFRSSFITNTIPFLTQILATPHDEFVSSWCSVDLPVMEDDANLDYDPVGAADLALLAASNMLTEAKVNYSCNFRSISMPSIQYAQTRTSCVVKIIANLHVFVPNICEEQERDLFLQKFQKYLLSESPKPSLDHPAADEITIVCTNLGSLSHYAKSLIPGNLLNEEDVQLLSDFSYKLQRWCKSQVGQRISQVAKSDVTSEMKVDLQPLQQPQPARASVPDPNMDGPPKQDVQNIEESMATPPMRQDGNARDETPRNRATTNGGVLQNSVGQNLIHLGVARTTSAGYPGTSTATSMEVPRCRSVDHFKTPEPTKESCLRDEDERQPGRRGKKRTIMNDGQVNEIENALVDEPEMHKNAASLQTWAEKLSGQGAEITSSQLKNWLNNRKAKLARIAKERGVPYEGEGADKSSTPANSQLGDSSESAGEESYLPPSMVLNALGLSNSKGSSRLVTPDSSEPSTQDMMTSRPFTRSLSFEPGRPVLLIDNEGNEIGRGEIFQVDGRAQGKSLAESHICIIDVTELKVEKWRELPHPSEASGRTFQEAESRHGGVMRVAWDVVRLTPVAT from the exons ATGACAAGTTACTTCTCATCTCAGTGGCATGAGCTTGTTCATATTCTTCTTGCACATCCAAAG GTTGATATCTTTATGGATGTAGCCTTTGATAGTCTGCACGAAGATATGAGGTTATTGAGTGTCAGGCTATCGACATTGGGCACCAAAGCCTTTCCTGTTGGCCCTTTTGACTCACAACTCACTTACTTCATATGCCAACAGTGCGAAGCATCATTGCAATTTCTTTTGTCACTGTGCCAGCAGAAGTTATTCCGAGATCGTATTTTAAAAAACAAG GAGCTCTGTAGAAATGGAGGCATACTGTCACTCTCGTTTACGATATTGAAGTTAGGTGTTCCAGAATGGCTGAAAGGATCAACTGATATTGCTTCTTCCATTTCCAGACAGAAGGCTAAAATCCTTTCTATC TTGTTACAACTGTGTGAATCTGAAAGTATTTCTTACCTCGATGAAGTCGCCACTTTGCCAAAGAGCATGCAACTAGGGCTGGAG GTTCTTGATTTGCTGAAGATCGCATTTGGAAGAAAACAAAAACCTGCTGCCGGTTCCCATGATAAGAGTTACCCCATGGGTTCTGTGCTTATCAGTGCATTGCGTCTCGTTGACGTCTTTTCTGATGATTCAAACTTTAGATCTTCCTTCATAACTAATACT ATTCCCTTTCTGACGCAAATTTTGGCGACTCCTCATGATGAGTTTGTCTCAAGTTGGTGCTCTGTCGATCTGCCAGTGATGGAAGATGATGCTAATCTGGATTATGATCCAGTTGGTGCAGCTGACCTGGCACTGTTAGCTGCTTCAAATATGCTGACTGAAGCGAAAGTTAACTATTCATGCAATTTTCGCTCTATCAGCATGCCTTCAATACAATATGCACAGACAAGAACATCCTGTGTGGTGAAAATAATAGCAAATTTGCACGTCTTTGTTCCAAACATATGCGAAG AGCAAGAAAGAGACCTCTTTCTTCAGAAATTTCAGAAATACTTGTTATCAGAGAGTCCCAAGCCATCATTGGACCATCCAGCAGCCGATGAGATCACCATAGTTTGTACAAACTTGG GATCTTTGTCCCATTATGCTAAATCATTAATCCCTGGTAACTTGTTAAATGAGGAAGATGTGCAACTATTAAG TGATTTTTCTTATAAGTTGCAACGTTGGTGTAAATCGCAAGTTGGACAGAGAATATCGCAG GTGGCAAAAAGTGACGTCACATCAGAAATGAAGGTAGACTTGCAACCGTTGCAGCAGCCCCAGCCAGCAAGGGCTAGTGTTCCAGATCCCAATATGGATGGCCCTCCTAAG CAGGATGTGCAAAACATTGAAGAGTCTATGGCGACGCCCCCCATGAGACAAGATGGAAATGCTAGGGATGAGACTCCAAGAAACCGTGCCACTACAAATGGTGGGGTCCTGCAAAATTCAGTCGGTCAGAACCTAATCCATCTTGGCGTTGCGAGAACGACTAGCGCAGGCTATCCGGGTACCAGTACTGCTACCAGCATGGAGGTCCCACGCTGCAGAAGTGTAGACCATTTCAAAACACCAGAACCTACCAAGGAAAGTTGTCTCCGGGACGAGGATGAGAGGCAGCCTGGTAGGAGAGGAAAGAAGCGAACTATCATGAACGACGGGCAGGTAAATGAAATTGAGAATGCTCTGGTTGATGAGCCCGAGATGCATAAGAATGCCGCTTCCCTTCAGACATGGGCAGAGAAGCTGAGTGGGCAG GGTGCAGAGATCACATCATCGCAACTAAAGAATTG GCtgaacaacagaaaagctaagctTGCTCGTATCGCGAAAGAAAGAGGAGTGCCATACGAGGGCGAGGGTGCTGACAAGTCATCTACACCAGCTAATTCTCAGTTGGGTGACTCCTCAGAGAGTGCCGGCGAGGAGAGCTACTTGCCGCCTTCAATGGTGCTGAATGCTCTAGGCTTATCCAACTCCAAGGGCAGCAGCAGGCTCGTTACCCCAGACTCCAGCGAGCCAAGTACACAAGACATGATGACGAGCCGCCCGTTCACAAGATCATTGTCATTCGAGCCTGGCCGCCCCGTTCTGCTGATTGACAACGAAGGGAATGAAATCGGCAGGGGCGAGATCTTCCAGGTTGATGGCAGGGCCCAAGGGAAGAGCCTGGCAGAGAGCCACATCTGCATCATCGACGTCACCGAGCTCAAGGTTGAGAAATGGAGGGAACTCCCCCACCCTTCCG
- the LOC123191202 gene encoding nodulin homeobox isoform X9 — protein MYMIDMISAVQDLSGLTTRELSEMLKESDSFALQSKAQAGGPEQVLISYNLHTYFSRPFADTSSLQVDMEKLVSSLPLHLLAVSLDIGRGSDLTYVLRAVRFLHCLSELATRHTKLEQVLLDDVKLSEQVMDLIFFLLSVLSHWKKEDHLGASPFIHSSLVAGSLHLMTSYFSSQWHELVHILLAHPKVDIFMDVAFDSLHEDMRLLSVRLSTLGTKAFPVGPFDSQLTYFICQQCEASLQFLLSLCQQKLFRDRILKNKELCRNGGILSLSFTILKLGVPEWLKGSTDIASSISRQKAKILSILLQLCESESISYLDEVATLPKSMQLGLEVLDLLKIAFGRKQKPAAGSHDKSYPMGSVLISALRLVDVFSDDSNFRSSFITNTIPFLTQILATPHDEFVSSWCSVDLPVMEDDANLDYDPVGAADLALLAASNMLTEAKVNYSCNFRSISMPSIQYAQTRTSCVVKIIANLHVFVPNICEEQERDLFLQKFQKYLLSESPKPSLDHPAADEITIVCTNLGSLSHYAKSLIPGNLLNEEDVQLLSDFSYKLQRWCKSQVGQRISQVAKSDVTSEMKVDLQPLQQPQPARASVPDPNMDGPPKQDVQNIEESMATPPMRQDGNARDETPRNRATTNGGVLQNSVGQNLIHLGVARTTSAGYPGTSTATSMEVPRCRSVDHFKTPEPTKESCLRDEDERQPGRRGKKRTIMNDGQVNEIENALVDEPEMHKNAASLQTWAEKLSGQGAEITSSQLKNW, from the exons ATGTAT ATGATAGACATGATTTCTGCTGTCCAAGACCTTAGTGGGCTGACCACTAGGGAACTTAGTGAGATGCTCAAGGAGTCCGACAGCTTCGCCTTGCAGTCCAAGGCGCAAGCCGGAGGTCCAGAGCAGGTGCTTATTAGCTACAATCTTCACACCTATTTCAGCCGCCCTTTCGCTGACACGTCTTCTCTCCAGGTGGACATGGAGAAGCTTGTGTCATCGCTTCCTCTCCATCTTCTTGCTGTAAGTTTGGATATCGGAAGAGGTTCAGATTTGACATATGTGCTCCGTGCCGTGCGCTTTTTGCATTGTTTGTCTGAGCTAGCAACTCGCCACACCAAGCTCGAGCAG GTTCTTCTGGATGATGTGAAGTTATCTGAACAAGTTATGGACCTGATATTCTTTCTGCTATCCGTTCTGTCCCACTGGAAGAAG GAAGATCATCTCGGCGCTTCTCCCTTCATACATTCATCACTTGTAGCAGGAAGTCTTCATCTGATGACAAGTTACTTCTCATCTCAGTGGCATGAGCTTGTTCATATTCTTCTTGCACATCCAAAG GTTGATATCTTTATGGATGTAGCCTTTGATAGTCTGCACGAAGATATGAGGTTATTGAGTGTCAGGCTATCGACATTGGGCACCAAAGCCTTTCCTGTTGGCCCTTTTGACTCACAACTCACTTACTTCATATGCCAACAGTGCGAAGCATCATTGCAATTTCTTTTGTCACTGTGCCAGCAGAAGTTATTCCGAGATCGTATTTTAAAAAACAAG GAGCTCTGTAGAAATGGAGGCATACTGTCACTCTCGTTTACGATATTGAAGTTAGGTGTTCCAGAATGGCTGAAAGGATCAACTGATATTGCTTCTTCCATTTCCAGACAGAAGGCTAAAATCCTTTCTATC TTGTTACAACTGTGTGAATCTGAAAGTATTTCTTACCTCGATGAAGTCGCCACTTTGCCAAAGAGCATGCAACTAGGGCTGGAG GTTCTTGATTTGCTGAAGATCGCATTTGGAAGAAAACAAAAACCTGCTGCCGGTTCCCATGATAAGAGTTACCCCATGGGTTCTGTGCTTATCAGTGCATTGCGTCTCGTTGACGTCTTTTCTGATGATTCAAACTTTAGATCTTCCTTCATAACTAATACT ATTCCCTTTCTGACGCAAATTTTGGCGACTCCTCATGATGAGTTTGTCTCAAGTTGGTGCTCTGTCGATCTGCCAGTGATGGAAGATGATGCTAATCTGGATTATGATCCAGTTGGTGCAGCTGACCTGGCACTGTTAGCTGCTTCAAATATGCTGACTGAAGCGAAAGTTAACTATTCATGCAATTTTCGCTCTATCAGCATGCCTTCAATACAATATGCACAGACAAGAACATCCTGTGTGGTGAAAATAATAGCAAATTTGCACGTCTTTGTTCCAAACATATGCGAAG AGCAAGAAAGAGACCTCTTTCTTCAGAAATTTCAGAAATACTTGTTATCAGAGAGTCCCAAGCCATCATTGGACCATCCAGCAGCCGATGAGATCACCATAGTTTGTACAAACTTGG GATCTTTGTCCCATTATGCTAAATCATTAATCCCTGGTAACTTGTTAAATGAGGAAGATGTGCAACTATTAAG TGATTTTTCTTATAAGTTGCAACGTTGGTGTAAATCGCAAGTTGGACAGAGAATATCGCAG GTGGCAAAAAGTGACGTCACATCAGAAATGAAGGTAGACTTGCAACCGTTGCAGCAGCCCCAGCCAGCAAGGGCTAGTGTTCCAGATCCCAATATGGATGGCCCTCCTAAG CAGGATGTGCAAAACATTGAAGAGTCTATGGCGACGCCCCCCATGAGACAAGATGGAAATGCTAGGGATGAGACTCCAAGAAACCGTGCCACTACAAATGGTGGGGTCCTGCAAAATTCAGTCGGTCAGAACCTAATCCATCTTGGCGTTGCGAGAACGACTAGCGCAGGCTATCCGGGTACCAGTACTGCTACCAGCATGGAGGTCCCACGCTGCAGAAGTGTAGACCATTTCAAAACACCAGAACCTACCAAGGAAAGTTGTCTCCGGGACGAGGATGAGAGGCAGCCTGGTAGGAGAGGAAAGAAGCGAACTATCATGAACGACGGGCAGGTAAATGAAATTGAGAATGCTCTGGTTGATGAGCCCGAGATGCATAAGAATGCCGCTTCCCTTCAGACATGGGCAGAGAAGCTGAGTGGGCAG GGTGCAGAGATCACATCATCGCAACTAAAGAATTGGTAA
- the LOC123191202 gene encoding nodulin homeobox isoform X4, producing the protein MYMIDMISAVQDLSGLTTRELSEMLKESDSFALQSKAQAGGPEQVDMEKLVSSLPLHLLAVSLDIGRGSDLTYVLRAVRFLHCLSELATRHTKLEQVLLDDVKLSEQVMDLIFFLLSVLSHWKKEDHLGASPFIHSSLVAGSLHLMTSYFSSQWHELVHILLAHPKVDIFMDVAFDSLHEDMRLLSVRLSTLGTKAFPVGPFDSQLTYFICQQCEASLQFLLSLCQQKLFRDRILKNKELCRNGGILSLSFTILKLGVPEWLKGSTDIASSISRQKAKILSILLQLCESESISYLDEVATLPKSMQLGLEVLDLLKIAFGRKQKPAAGSHDKSYPMGSVLISALRLVDVFSDDSNFRSSFITNTIPFLTQILATPHDEFVSSWCSVDLPVMEDDANLDYDPVGAADLALLAASNMLTEAKVNYSCNFRSISMPSIQYAQTRTSCVVKIIANLHVFVPNICEEQERDLFLQKFQKYLLSESPKPSLDHPAADEITIVCTNLGSLSHYAKSLIPGNLLNEEDVQLLSDFSYKLQRWCKSQVGQRISQVAKSDVTSEMKVDLQPLQQPQPARASVPDPNMDGPPKQDVQNIEESMATPPMRQDGNARDETPRNRATTNGGVLQNSVGQNLIHLGVARTTSAGYPGTSTATSMEVPRCRSVDHFKTPEPTKESCLRDEDERQPGRRGKKRTIMNDGQVNEIENALVDEPEMHKNAASLQTWAEKLSGQGAEITSSQLKNWLNNRKAKLARIAKERGVPYEGEGADKSSTPANSQLGDSSESAGEESYLPPSMVLNALGLSNSKGSSRLVTPDSSEPSTQDMMTSRPFTRSLSFEPGRPVLLIDNEGNEIGRGEIFQVDGRAQGKSLAESHICIIDVTELKVEKWRELPHPSEASGRTFQEAESRHGGVMRVAWDVVRLTPVAT; encoded by the exons ATGTAT ATGATAGACATGATTTCTGCTGTCCAAGACCTTAGTGGGCTGACCACTAGGGAACTTAGTGAGATGCTCAAGGAGTCCGACAGCTTCGCCTTGCAGTCCAAGGCGCAAGCCGGAGGTCCAGAGCAG GTGGACATGGAGAAGCTTGTGTCATCGCTTCCTCTCCATCTTCTTGCTGTAAGTTTGGATATCGGAAGAGGTTCAGATTTGACATATGTGCTCCGTGCCGTGCGCTTTTTGCATTGTTTGTCTGAGCTAGCAACTCGCCACACCAAGCTCGAGCAG GTTCTTCTGGATGATGTGAAGTTATCTGAACAAGTTATGGACCTGATATTCTTTCTGCTATCCGTTCTGTCCCACTGGAAGAAG GAAGATCATCTCGGCGCTTCTCCCTTCATACATTCATCACTTGTAGCAGGAAGTCTTCATCTGATGACAAGTTACTTCTCATCTCAGTGGCATGAGCTTGTTCATATTCTTCTTGCACATCCAAAG GTTGATATCTTTATGGATGTAGCCTTTGATAGTCTGCACGAAGATATGAGGTTATTGAGTGTCAGGCTATCGACATTGGGCACCAAAGCCTTTCCTGTTGGCCCTTTTGACTCACAACTCACTTACTTCATATGCCAACAGTGCGAAGCATCATTGCAATTTCTTTTGTCACTGTGCCAGCAGAAGTTATTCCGAGATCGTATTTTAAAAAACAAG GAGCTCTGTAGAAATGGAGGCATACTGTCACTCTCGTTTACGATATTGAAGTTAGGTGTTCCAGAATGGCTGAAAGGATCAACTGATATTGCTTCTTCCATTTCCAGACAGAAGGCTAAAATCCTTTCTATC TTGTTACAACTGTGTGAATCTGAAAGTATTTCTTACCTCGATGAAGTCGCCACTTTGCCAAAGAGCATGCAACTAGGGCTGGAG GTTCTTGATTTGCTGAAGATCGCATTTGGAAGAAAACAAAAACCTGCTGCCGGTTCCCATGATAAGAGTTACCCCATGGGTTCTGTGCTTATCAGTGCATTGCGTCTCGTTGACGTCTTTTCTGATGATTCAAACTTTAGATCTTCCTTCATAACTAATACT ATTCCCTTTCTGACGCAAATTTTGGCGACTCCTCATGATGAGTTTGTCTCAAGTTGGTGCTCTGTCGATCTGCCAGTGATGGAAGATGATGCTAATCTGGATTATGATCCAGTTGGTGCAGCTGACCTGGCACTGTTAGCTGCTTCAAATATGCTGACTGAAGCGAAAGTTAACTATTCATGCAATTTTCGCTCTATCAGCATGCCTTCAATACAATATGCACAGACAAGAACATCCTGTGTGGTGAAAATAATAGCAAATTTGCACGTCTTTGTTCCAAACATATGCGAAG AGCAAGAAAGAGACCTCTTTCTTCAGAAATTTCAGAAATACTTGTTATCAGAGAGTCCCAAGCCATCATTGGACCATCCAGCAGCCGATGAGATCACCATAGTTTGTACAAACTTGG GATCTTTGTCCCATTATGCTAAATCATTAATCCCTGGTAACTTGTTAAATGAGGAAGATGTGCAACTATTAAG TGATTTTTCTTATAAGTTGCAACGTTGGTGTAAATCGCAAGTTGGACAGAGAATATCGCAG GTGGCAAAAAGTGACGTCACATCAGAAATGAAGGTAGACTTGCAACCGTTGCAGCAGCCCCAGCCAGCAAGGGCTAGTGTTCCAGATCCCAATATGGATGGCCCTCCTAAG CAGGATGTGCAAAACATTGAAGAGTCTATGGCGACGCCCCCCATGAGACAAGATGGAAATGCTAGGGATGAGACTCCAAGAAACCGTGCCACTACAAATGGTGGGGTCCTGCAAAATTCAGTCGGTCAGAACCTAATCCATCTTGGCGTTGCGAGAACGACTAGCGCAGGCTATCCGGGTACCAGTACTGCTACCAGCATGGAGGTCCCACGCTGCAGAAGTGTAGACCATTTCAAAACACCAGAACCTACCAAGGAAAGTTGTCTCCGGGACGAGGATGAGAGGCAGCCTGGTAGGAGAGGAAAGAAGCGAACTATCATGAACGACGGGCAGGTAAATGAAATTGAGAATGCTCTGGTTGATGAGCCCGAGATGCATAAGAATGCCGCTTCCCTTCAGACATGGGCAGAGAAGCTGAGTGGGCAG GGTGCAGAGATCACATCATCGCAACTAAAGAATTG GCtgaacaacagaaaagctaagctTGCTCGTATCGCGAAAGAAAGAGGAGTGCCATACGAGGGCGAGGGTGCTGACAAGTCATCTACACCAGCTAATTCTCAGTTGGGTGACTCCTCAGAGAGTGCCGGCGAGGAGAGCTACTTGCCGCCTTCAATGGTGCTGAATGCTCTAGGCTTATCCAACTCCAAGGGCAGCAGCAGGCTCGTTACCCCAGACTCCAGCGAGCCAAGTACACAAGACATGATGACGAGCCGCCCGTTCACAAGATCATTGTCATTCGAGCCTGGCCGCCCCGTTCTGCTGATTGACAACGAAGGGAATGAAATCGGCAGGGGCGAGATCTTCCAGGTTGATGGCAGGGCCCAAGGGAAGAGCCTGGCAGAGAGCCACATCTGCATCATCGACGTCACCGAGCTCAAGGTTGAGAAATGGAGGGAACTCCCCCACCCTTCCG